The following coding sequences are from one Caballeronia sp. SBC1 window:
- a CDS encoding secretin and TonB N-terminal domain-containing protein: MSNEQLWQQRFCAHAVGHVQRPVLALCVGAIVFSIGGCAGYSDWRDGDKLIKEGKVSEGLGKMQQASAENPEQYRMKFIAQRDRQMQSIMQKAAAARYDEHADEALAAYQDVLHYDPQNTEALRGIGLIAREQREKTEMDEARSAIGKSDAATARQLLNAILSENPSHMQARQMLQQIDAQSTRAAMVLPALNQSLQTPVTLELKDVDIRSVLAILTQTSGISFVLDKDVSPDLRTTIYARNTTVADALNLILQTSQLDKKILNDTTFLVYPANDEKRKRYDDLVVRSYFLNSADPKKVQEMLRAVVTPKSIYVDERLKMLVVRDTESVQDTILRLIDLYDIASPEVILEVEVLEVNSNDLLNLGVQFPTSVSASLVGPAGIPASLTIDQLKGVNRNSFPLTFPDPFAVLNLRQTSGSTHTLANPRIRVLNREKASVMIGDKVPVITSTVNQNSNAITESISYLDVGLKLEVEPEIHIDNDVTMHVSLEVSNIIKEVRSSATGLLAYQIGTRNANTVLRLRDGETQVLAGLIKTDSQESGTHIPGIGKIPVLGRLFSNTNDTNARSEIVLLITPHVTRSLAVPGSYAQAFPSGTAEQVSARPLRLTPAAQYSDSDSLPATAASPTDTTVAPPPTSGPGAAASASSSVVHVATDPTNSQGKTNSVRFDLAVPPQAASKTSFTVNLLANGPSFEKAELDLMLDQPEIQLLKVEARTGVTVDAKQDGNRLHISIGKAAANGSLAMITFQADHPSNGPLNLSLQNLKVENENHEELAVTVALPKQIMVSP; this comes from the coding sequence ATGAGTAATGAGCAGCTTTGGCAGCAGCGTTTCTGCGCGCACGCAGTCGGTCATGTGCAACGGCCAGTGCTGGCGTTGTGCGTTGGTGCGATTGTATTCAGCATCGGCGGGTGTGCCGGCTACAGTGATTGGCGGGACGGAGACAAGCTGATTAAGGAAGGTAAGGTTAGCGAAGGCTTGGGGAAAATGCAGCAGGCATCAGCAGAGAATCCGGAGCAGTACCGGATGAAGTTCATCGCCCAGCGTGACCGCCAAATGCAGTCGATCATGCAAAAGGCCGCAGCAGCACGCTACGACGAGCATGCCGACGAAGCGCTGGCCGCATATCAGGATGTGCTGCATTACGACCCACAGAATACCGAGGCATTGCGTGGCATTGGGTTGATCGCACGCGAGCAGCGCGAAAAGACTGAAATGGACGAGGCAAGATCCGCGATCGGCAAGAGCGATGCCGCCACTGCCAGGCAATTGCTCAATGCCATCCTGTCTGAAAACCCCAGCCATATGCAAGCGCGCCAGATGTTGCAGCAGATCGACGCGCAGTCCACACGCGCCGCGATGGTACTGCCGGCACTAAACCAGTCGCTGCAGACACCTGTCACGCTGGAATTGAAGGATGTCGACATCCGCTCCGTCCTTGCGATCCTGACGCAGACATCTGGCATCAGCTTCGTGTTGGACAAAGACGTCAGTCCCGATCTCCGAACTACAATCTACGCACGAAACACCACGGTTGCTGACGCTCTGAACCTAATCCTTCAGACCTCACAACTCGACAAGAAGATACTGAATGACACCACCTTTCTTGTTTATCCGGCGAACGACGAGAAAAGGAAGCGCTATGACGACCTGGTCGTAAGGTCTTATTTCCTGAACAGTGCAGACCCCAAAAAAGTGCAGGAAATGCTGCGCGCAGTGGTGACGCCGAAGTCGATTTACGTCGATGAGCGATTGAAGATGTTGGTGGTGCGCGACACCGAATCAGTACAGGACACCATTCTTCGCCTGATCGACCTATACGATATAGCGAGCCCGGAGGTGATCCTCGAGGTGGAAGTGCTGGAGGTAAATTCCAACGATCTGCTCAACTTGGGCGTCCAATTTCCGACCAGTGTTAGCGCAAGCCTGGTGGGACCGGCCGGCATCCCTGCGAGCCTGACCATCGATCAACTGAAAGGCGTGAATCGGAATAGTTTTCCGTTGACCTTTCCCGATCCGTTTGCTGTCTTGAACCTGCGTCAGACCAGCGGCAGTACACACACCTTGGCAAACCCGCGCATTCGCGTGCTCAATCGAGAGAAGGCCAGCGTGATGATCGGCGATAAGGTGCCCGTAATCACATCAACTGTGAATCAAAATTCAAACGCGATCACCGAATCGATCAGCTATCTTGATGTCGGCCTGAAGCTGGAAGTGGAACCTGAAATTCATATCGACAACGATGTGACAATGCACGTCTCGCTGGAAGTCAGCAACATCATCAAGGAAGTCCGCTCATCGGCTACTGGTCTGCTTGCCTATCAGATTGGTACACGGAACGCGAATACCGTACTGCGCCTGCGTGACGGTGAGACTCAGGTACTGGCCGGTTTGATCAAGACCGACAGCCAGGAATCTGGTACCCATATTCCGGGCATAGGGAAGATTCCGGTACTTGGGCGGCTCTTTTCCAACACCAACGATACCAACGCGCGCTCTGAAATCGTTTTGCTGATTACGCCGCATGTGACACGTTCGTTGGCAGTACCGGGTTCCTATGCGCAGGCATTCCCAAGCGGAACCGCCGAGCAAGTGTCAGCTCGCCCACTGCGTCTGACGCCCGCCGCACAATACAGTGATTCCGATAGCTTGCCTGCCACGGCCGCATCACCCACGGACACCACAGTCGCTCCACCACCCACATCGGGACCGGGCGCCGCCGCTAGTGCGTCCTCCTCAGTCGTGCACGTCGCGACCGACCCAACAAACTCGCAGGGCAAAACAAACTCTGTACGTTTTGACTTGGCCGTACCGCCTCAGGCTGCGTCGAAGACGAGCTTTACCGTCAATCTGCTCGCCAATGGCCCCAGCTTTGAAAAAGCCGAACTCGATCTCATGTTGGACCAGCCCGAGATTCAACTGCTCAAAGTTGAAGCTCGCACGGGTGTAACGGTAGATGCGAAGCAGGATGGCAATAGGCTTCATATCTCGATCGGAAAAGCAGCGGCCAATGGCTCTCTCGCAATGATCACATTCCAGGCGGATCACCCGTCGAACGGACCGCTCAATCTGTCCTTGCAGAACCTGAAGGTGGAGAACGAAAACCATGAAGAGTTGGCCGTCACGGTGGCACTTCCAAAACAGATTATGGTGTCGCCGTGA
- a CDS encoding PilN domain-containing protein — protein sequence MRPVSVPPPAALNLVFAEMRYPWIDVLNSLQHVTKAGVELITLEPDAGAVRRVNITGVADQPKDVFDLMAALQSDPSWSSVELVSQTRNDDAGLPQVNSSILPGLPTTSRRSVSFSLIAEWGRP from the coding sequence GTGCGTCCCGTTTCTGTTCCTCCACCTGCCGCACTCAACCTGGTATTTGCGGAAATGCGCTATCCGTGGATCGATGTACTAAACAGCCTGCAACATGTAACCAAAGCGGGAGTTGAATTAATCACGCTGGAGCCAGACGCTGGCGCGGTCCGTCGTGTGAATATCACTGGGGTAGCAGATCAGCCGAAAGATGTGTTCGACTTGATGGCGGCGCTGCAGAGCGACCCCTCGTGGTCTTCGGTTGAACTCGTCAGCCAGACCAGAAACGACGACGCGGGGTTACCACAGGTCAACAGTTCGATACTGCCAGGGCTGCCCACAACCTCGCGGCGTAGTGTTTCCTTCTCGCTCATAGCTGAATGGGGACGACCATGA
- a CDS encoding IS66 family transposase, producing MNEDDFSRLPPAAQAYIRELETRNRQLGERITQLEEQFRLAQSKRFAPSSEKLKDRVFDEAEQIAGCESDDMDAGVTDDAFVLPDTGLPDPPAPTRSKPGRKPLPAHLPRQRIEYDLPESAKVCPCCAHALHRMGEELSEQLHIEVKASVLQHVRFKYACRHCERHAERTPVITAPMPAQPLPGSNASAAMIATVTAGKYVDGTPLYRMAHALARADIEVGRATLANWIIRPAELHYSRVYEALRKTLLSQQLIHGDETTVQVLKEPGKTAQSTSYMWVYRSAEDCSEPVVLFDYQPGRAQQYPQAFLAGYKGLLMTDGYAAWRTLEGPTHFGCLAHARRTFVDAFKSMKKPGGRAADALEYFKALYQVETLAKGDLPESETRVDYTFRLRQQHSVPLLESFRKWLDELAPQILPESLLGKAISYTRNQWTYLSRYVNDGRAPIDNNVIERDIRPFCTGRSSWMFSDTVAGAKASAMIYSLMLTCRACNVEPYAYLVRVLSELPQRALDADVSDLLPFNFSKPTT from the coding sequence ATGAACGAGGACGACTTCTCCCGATTGCCGCCGGCCGCCCAGGCCTATATCCGTGAACTCGAGACACGCAACCGGCAATTGGGCGAACGGATCACTCAGCTCGAAGAGCAGTTTCGCCTCGCGCAAAGCAAGCGATTCGCCCCAAGCAGCGAGAAGCTCAAGGATCGCGTCTTCGACGAGGCCGAACAGATCGCCGGCTGCGAGTCCGACGACATGGACGCCGGCGTTACTGACGACGCGTTTGTGCTCCCCGACACGGGCCTGCCGGATCCGCCGGCACCCACGAGAAGCAAACCGGGACGTAAGCCTTTACCGGCGCACCTGCCACGCCAACGCATCGAATATGACCTGCCCGAGAGCGCGAAGGTATGTCCGTGCTGCGCGCACGCACTGCACCGCATGGGTGAAGAGCTTAGCGAACAGTTGCACATCGAAGTAAAGGCGTCGGTGCTCCAGCACGTGCGCTTCAAATATGCGTGTCGCCACTGCGAACGCCACGCCGAGCGCACGCCGGTCATCACGGCACCGATGCCGGCCCAGCCATTGCCGGGCAGCAACGCCAGTGCGGCGATGATCGCCACGGTCACCGCGGGCAAATACGTTGACGGAACACCGTTATACCGGATGGCCCATGCGCTGGCGCGCGCGGACATCGAAGTCGGACGCGCTACGCTGGCGAACTGGATCATCCGGCCTGCTGAGTTGCATTACAGCCGTGTGTACGAGGCGCTGCGCAAGACATTGCTGTCGCAACAGCTGATTCACGGCGACGAAACAACGGTACAGGTGCTCAAGGAACCGGGCAAAACCGCCCAGAGCACCTCGTATATGTGGGTGTACCGTAGCGCTGAAGACTGCTCCGAACCCGTCGTGCTGTTCGACTACCAGCCGGGGCGCGCACAGCAATATCCCCAAGCGTTCCTCGCGGGCTACAAGGGCCTGCTTATGACCGATGGATACGCCGCTTGGCGCACGCTCGAAGGTCCGACCCACTTCGGCTGCCTCGCCCACGCGCGCCGCACATTTGTTGATGCCTTCAAGAGCATGAAGAAACCAGGCGGGCGTGCAGCAGATGCACTGGAATACTTCAAGGCGCTCTACCAGGTCGAAACACTCGCAAAGGGGGATCTGCCCGAAAGCGAGACGCGCGTCGATTACACCTTCCGGCTGCGCCAGCAACACAGCGTGCCGCTGCTCGAATCCTTCAGGAAATGGCTTGACGAACTGGCACCCCAGATCCTTCCTGAGAGCCTGCTGGGCAAGGCGATCTCCTATACACGCAATCAGTGGACGTACCTGAGCCGCTACGTGAACGATGGGCGTGCCCCAATCGATAACAACGTGATCGAGCGCGACATCAGGCCATTCTGTACCGGCAGATCCTCATGGATGTTCAGTGACACGGTTGCTGGTGCGAAGGCCAGTGCCATGATCTACAGCTTGATGCTCACGTGCCGAGCGTGCAACGTCGAACCTTATGCATACCTCGTACGGGTACTCAGCGAATTGCCGCAACGGGCATTAGACGCCGATGTTAGCGACCTGCTGCCGTTTAACTTCTCGAAGCCTACGACTTGA
- the tnpB gene encoding IS66 family insertion sequence element accessory protein TnpB (TnpB, as the term is used for proteins encoded by IS66 family insertion elements, is considered an accessory protein, since TnpC, encoded by a neighboring gene, is a DDE family transposase.) has translation MFRFEADLTVFLHREPIDFRAGINSLVTLVEQSMQLDPFARAVFAFHNRKRNRVKLLFYDRNGFWMMLRRLEEDHFVWPRRQQTVVKLTSEQLHWLLDGIDIDAVRRHPVRSYHHAS, from the coding sequence ATGTTTCGCTTCGAAGCAGACCTGACGGTCTTCCTGCATCGCGAACCGATCGACTTCCGGGCCGGCATCAATAGTCTCGTGACGCTTGTCGAGCAGTCCATGCAACTCGATCCGTTTGCACGCGCCGTGTTCGCCTTCCACAACCGCAAACGCAACCGGGTCAAACTGTTGTTCTACGATCGCAACGGTTTCTGGATGATGTTGAGGCGCCTCGAAGAAGACCACTTCGTCTGGCCACGACGGCAGCAGACCGTAGTCAAGCTGACAAGCGAGCAGTTGCACTGGCTCCTGGATGGCATCGACATTGATGCTGTGCGCCGCCACCCGGTACGGTCGTACCATCACGCCAGTTGA
- a CDS encoding transposase: protein MTEDDLSFLPLRVTRVGVGGKRSFDPADKRRLVEACMRPGASLSGLALKAGVNANQLHKWVRAREQPQSLTSHDGPVAASAFIPVVAIDEPTAVMASAPASHRATRAESSCVSPRSTRLARLSAHLPNGVKLELECSAEDVAIVNAMVTALGAR, encoded by the coding sequence ATGACAGAAGATGACCTCAGTTTTTTGCCCTTACGCGTGACGCGTGTTGGTGTCGGCGGCAAACGAAGCTTCGATCCGGCGGACAAACGACGGCTGGTCGAAGCCTGTATGCGGCCCGGTGCCTCGTTATCGGGCCTTGCCCTGAAGGCTGGGGTGAACGCCAACCAGTTGCATAAATGGGTTCGCGCGCGTGAACAGCCCCAGTCCCTAACCTCCCACGACGGACCGGTTGCAGCGTCAGCTTTTATTCCTGTGGTCGCAATCGACGAGCCGACAGCAGTCATGGCATCCGCGCCCGCGTCGCACCGTGCCACCCGAGCGGAATCATCCTGCGTTTCTCCACGCTCAACCCGACTGGCACGGCTGTCTGCCCACCTGCCCAACGGCGTGAAGCTCGAGCTCGAATGTTCAGCAGAGGACGTGGCAATCGTCAATGCGATGGTTACCGCATTGGGAGCGCGTTGA
- a CDS encoding GspE/PulE family protein yields the protein MIDQDTIPLADFTRHASLIAQAKQLALADGAPILTVLEKLGKFSPDEMLLFAKSESGMPVQHLAEMELSTPDFSVFSYSDCLRQNCVVLSGAAEFGDNIGGDEPRRIFVCDDPWNSALISLASYRLPGYFDLAFAHPLELKALLARFGNDQEALSQLIRLDRAKTETLNFEEISLTSIAGDESQVVRLVNSTLYDAHSNRVSDIHFENSLRGLTIKYRIDGVISTARTLPDSGLAEQVVSRLKVMAELDIGEKRVPQDGRFSVSLQAREVDFRVSIMPGLFGEDAVLRILDRQSLTTDMAQLNLDMLGIDEKTSQVMRRLANQPYGMLLVTGPTGSGKTTTLYATLSEIKRGDDKIITIEDPVEYQLEDILQIPVNEKKGLTFARGLRSILRHDPDRILVGEIRDRETAEIAIQAALTGHLVYTTVHANNVFDVLSRFRHMQIDPYSFVSALNGVVAQRLVRLVCTHCAAPFTPDDVLLQDSRVTRELLSDGHLMKGAGCAHCRGSGYRGRRALAEVLVLDDDLRDAILQQVPATQLKEMARQRGMRFMREQAVDAVRLGQTTLEEINRVTFTG from the coding sequence GTGATCGATCAAGATACGATTCCACTTGCAGACTTCACGCGGCATGCCTCACTCATAGCGCAGGCGAAACAACTCGCGCTAGCCGATGGCGCGCCGATTCTGACCGTGCTGGAGAAACTTGGGAAGTTTTCTCCCGACGAGATGTTGCTGTTCGCCAAAAGTGAAAGCGGCATGCCGGTTCAACACCTTGCGGAGATGGAATTGTCAACGCCGGACTTCTCGGTGTTCAGTTACTCCGACTGCCTCAGGCAAAACTGTGTTGTTCTATCCGGTGCAGCGGAATTCGGAGATAACATTGGCGGTGACGAACCCAGACGGATCTTCGTCTGCGACGATCCATGGAACAGCGCGCTGATCTCACTCGCGAGTTATCGACTGCCGGGTTACTTCGATCTGGCTTTCGCTCATCCGCTCGAACTCAAGGCACTGCTCGCTCGTTTTGGCAATGATCAGGAGGCGCTGTCTCAATTGATCCGGCTGGACAGGGCGAAGACAGAAACACTAAATTTCGAAGAGATTTCTCTCACGTCGATCGCCGGCGACGAAAGCCAAGTAGTGCGGCTGGTGAATTCGACGCTATACGACGCACACAGCAACCGTGTCTCCGACATCCATTTCGAAAACTCCCTGCGCGGGCTAACGATCAAATATCGGATCGACGGTGTAATTTCCACCGCACGCACGCTGCCGGATTCTGGTCTGGCTGAGCAAGTAGTTTCACGTTTGAAGGTGATGGCGGAATTGGATATCGGCGAAAAGCGGGTTCCACAGGACGGACGGTTTTCGGTGTCACTGCAAGCTCGCGAAGTTGATTTTCGCGTATCGATAATGCCTGGCCTCTTCGGTGAAGATGCCGTATTGCGCATTCTGGACCGACAGTCTCTGACAACCGATATGGCGCAACTGAATCTGGACATGTTGGGTATTGATGAGAAGACCAGCCAAGTCATGCGGCGACTGGCGAATCAGCCGTACGGCATGCTACTTGTTACGGGGCCGACCGGCTCCGGCAAAACAACCACCCTATACGCAACGCTTTCGGAGATCAAACGCGGCGACGACAAGATCATTACCATCGAGGACCCGGTTGAGTATCAACTCGAAGACATCTTGCAAATTCCGGTGAACGAGAAAAAAGGGCTAACGTTCGCACGCGGGCTACGCTCGATTTTGCGACATGATCCCGATCGGATCCTGGTGGGCGAAATTCGGGATCGAGAGACGGCCGAGATTGCGATCCAGGCCGCACTGACCGGTCATCTGGTTTACACCACGGTTCATGCAAACAATGTGTTCGATGTGCTGAGCCGTTTCCGGCATATGCAGATTGATCCATATAGCTTCGTGAGCGCGCTCAACGGCGTGGTCGCGCAACGGCTCGTACGGCTTGTCTGTACTCACTGTGCAGCGCCGTTCACGCCAGACGACGTGCTTCTGCAGGATTCCCGCGTAACGCGCGAATTGTTATCGGACGGCCATCTAATGAAAGGTGCTGGTTGTGCCCATTGCCGCGGCAGCGGTTATCGCGGCCGGCGCGCCTTGGCGGAAGTCCTCGTGCTGGACGACGACCTGCGTGATGCCATCCTTCAACAGGTCCCGGCAACTCAATTAAAAGAAATGGCGCGTCAACGCGGCATGCGCTTTATGCGCGAACAAGCCGTGGATGCAGTGCGGCTGGGTCAGACCACGCTGGAGGAGATTAATCGTGTCACGTTTACGGGCTAG
- a CDS encoding type II secretion system F family protein yields MTKFVLLGLNSSGELQQFDLLALNKDEAQREAAQRARQADVQVVEVCAARAGKAGFSRQHMSLARMFRRSRFDLSLFVYELLALLRAGLALTEALETLDERRRQNQSGATEEKGHYVLSELIRLMQQGKSFSVSLAAHPDCFSALFVAMVAASEQTGGMTQALERYLQYDGQVSLVRQKIIAASLYPVMLLITGMAVAFFLLWFLAPRFGHVYEGMTHAELPLMSQWLINFGLFVSDHTLASLVCLTTMLAGIAVLAMRPTAQQRCLVLLGRIAWIGAMLKLMQLARFYRSLGMLLQGGVALLPSLAMTRELLPLTLQAGLTRSMLSIAQGKKMSQSLEQESLMTSIALRLLRAGERNGQIAGMLEQAAMFHEREITQWVDRFARLIEPVLMLIMGLGIGSIVVLLYLPIFDLAGSLQ; encoded by the coding sequence GTGACAAAATTCGTGTTGCTCGGACTGAACTCAAGCGGTGAACTGCAGCAGTTCGACCTACTCGCTTTGAATAAAGATGAGGCTCAGCGAGAGGCCGCCCAGCGCGCAAGGCAAGCCGACGTGCAGGTAGTAGAAGTCTGTGCCGCCCGCGCCGGCAAGGCAGGGTTCTCCCGTCAACATATGTCACTTGCTCGTATGTTTCGGCGGAGCCGCTTCGATCTATCGCTGTTTGTCTATGAACTGCTGGCGTTGCTGCGCGCAGGGCTAGCTCTGACCGAGGCACTCGAAACGCTAGACGAACGCCGACGGCAAAACCAATCTGGAGCAACGGAAGAGAAAGGGCACTATGTGCTGTCTGAATTGATTCGCCTAATGCAGCAAGGAAAATCATTCTCAGTTTCATTAGCCGCACATCCGGACTGCTTTTCCGCGTTATTTGTGGCCATGGTGGCGGCAAGCGAGCAGACGGGCGGCATGACACAGGCGCTCGAGCGATATCTGCAATACGACGGTCAAGTAAGCCTTGTACGACAGAAAATCATTGCGGCCTCGCTGTATCCGGTGATGTTGCTGATCACGGGAATGGCCGTCGCCTTCTTCCTGCTTTGGTTTCTGGCGCCGCGCTTTGGACATGTATATGAGGGCATGACACATGCGGAGCTACCGTTGATGTCGCAGTGGCTGATCAACTTCGGGCTGTTTGTCAGTGACCACACACTAGCGTCGCTCGTCTGCCTGACCACCATGCTCGCAGGCATCGCCGTGCTAGCGATGCGTCCGACAGCCCAGCAGCGATGCCTCGTGCTGCTTGGGCGCATCGCATGGATAGGCGCAATGTTGAAGCTGATGCAACTGGCCCGCTTCTATCGCTCGCTAGGAATGTTGCTGCAAGGCGGCGTTGCGTTGCTCCCCTCTCTTGCAATGACGCGTGAGTTGTTACCTCTCACGCTTCAGGCCGGCCTTACGCGGTCAATGTTGAGCATTGCGCAAGGTAAGAAGATGAGCCAGAGCCTGGAACAGGAAAGCCTGATGACTTCGATTGCCCTGCGCCTGTTGCGTGCCGGCGAGCGAAATGGCCAGATCGCTGGAATGCTGGAGCAAGCGGCAATGTTTCACGAGCGTGAAATCACCCAATGGGTGGATCGGTTCGCCCGTCTTATTGAGCCCGTTCTGATGCTGATAATGGGGCTGGGAATTGGCTCGATCGTCGTTCTACTCTACTTGCCTATTTTTGATCTGGCAGGGAGCTTGCAGTGA
- the gspG gene encoding type II secretion system major pseudopilin GspG: MKISKAGKQRGFTLLELLVVLVIIGLLAGIVGPRLFANVDKSKVTTAKAQISVLSKAVEQLRLDIGRYPSAQEGLALLSSPPADGTPGWSGPYLTKAVPLDPWGMPYHYVYPGKRNPDYDIESYGADKRPTGANENANIHN; the protein is encoded by the coding sequence ATGAAAATATCAAAGGCAGGAAAGCAACGAGGCTTCACCCTGCTCGAACTGCTGGTGGTTCTGGTGATCATCGGATTGCTCGCGGGAATCGTCGGTCCACGACTGTTTGCCAATGTGGACAAGTCGAAGGTGACCACGGCAAAGGCGCAAATCAGCGTTTTGAGCAAAGCAGTTGAGCAGCTGCGGCTGGACATCGGCCGTTACCCGTCCGCACAGGAAGGATTGGCCTTGCTTTCTTCCCCGCCTGCCGACGGCACTCCGGGCTGGAGTGGACCTTATTTAACCAAGGCTGTGCCACTGGATCCTTGGGGCATGCCGTACCACTACGTCTATCCCGGGAAGCGCAATCCGGATTACGACATTGAGTCATACGGTGCGGACAAGAGGCCGACAGGTGCGAATGAGAATGCGAATATCCATAACTGA
- a CDS encoding RHS repeat domain-containing protein, with protein sequence MHKRVLHAAGLVASVALLTLSTVTFAASNANYTYDALGRLTKVAYSDGVKTTTVTYSYDTAGNRTSVVSSAPS encoded by the coding sequence ATGCACAAGAGAGTTTTGCACGCGGCCGGTCTCGTGGCGAGCGTCGCATTGCTGACGCTTTCAACAGTGACGTTTGCCGCGAGCAACGCTAACTACACCTATGACGCACTGGGACGGCTAACCAAGGTCGCATACAGCGACGGTGTCAAGACTACTACCGTCACATATAGCTATGACACCGCCGGTAACCGAACCAGTGTTGTCAGTAGTGCGCCGTCCTAG